Genomic window (Rhododendron vialii isolate Sample 1 chromosome 4a, ASM3025357v1):
ATAGAGGATGTGGTGTAATTAaggggggggaaaaaaactccacactttaatcctaaaataacttaacctaaaaaattaaaattggttATTTACCATAGTTTTTATTAggttattttaactttttttagaGTCGATggctattaatattgtaatgcatcttcttattttcttcgtatacatttcgccactacTAGGATAAAATTCCGATTCCGTCCCTGGCACCAATGAACTTccaaaaaaactacaaattcGACAAACCTCCACAAGTCAAGATATAAAGCTTCGAGAAGGTTTTGTTATTCTAATCTTGGTTCTGGAGTGTAGATGGGGATTACAATCTTGAACTTAAATTATCAAAGGGGAAATTTCAAAATGGTACCTGAACTTTCATCCAAATatcacagagacacctgaacttaagtttatttcaattaaacacatgtactaacaaaacCCCCTAATTTAAACCCCCACTGTTATACTCCGTCTATTTTGTTCACAAAATTGCTAACGTGGCATCTTTTACACATTAAGTGACCCCGTTACAAATGGTAGGACGTGGAGAAGATGCACACAATCCAAATCCCACCCTTTTCGACCCacacttcttcttctccatttgGAACGAAAGGGACCCCCACCCCCGCGACTGAACCGGAGTCACACGCGTCTTGGTGACTCAATCGGTCAACTCATTCGACCTCTCTTCCGCCAACCTCTTTGGCTCTTTCCGCCTTACCCCTCTGCCGCATCAACACCCTCCTTTCTTATCTCTCCACAACAACTCAATCAACTCCACCCTCCGATTGCCAAAATCTAGAACACCTTGACCTTGCTCAAAACCTACTCGCAACCGGCGCCCCGGTTTAATTGGCTGCAGTCGTTGAATACCTCGCTGACGAAGTctaacgacccgctccatctttgtacaatattgtccgctttggacgccTAAAGCCTTCCCAGTGAGGTCACCCATCCTTGGATTGCTCCAGGATGAGCATGCTTAACTGCgaagttcctatgcgctttggcccgccctcacggctttaaaaggtcttgtacaagtaggaaagatcttttcttataaaccatgacttacccccttccgtccgaacgcttcctgcagtaccgccggccaccggaaagcggagtgtcacaatctaccccccttagggatgcaacgtcctcgttaGGGATGGCAATAGGGAGGGTCGGGGGTAgataccactatccccgtccccgatccccgaactCAAATCTCTCCCCATCCCCGCCCCAATCCCCACCGGggatttatttttaccctccatccccgcccTAAACGGGGAACGGAGATCCTCATGGGAAATCGGGGATCCAAAGATCTCAaaactttaataaaaaaaaaagtcacctgCCATAAAATACCAACCAAGaaactaaattcaaaaataaaaaaaaataaaaaaataatctacgctgccattacaaaccaaatgccaaggaaaatAGCCACAGTTGCTGCCATAGTGCCgttacaaaccaaatcaaaatgaaaacagtcACTTTACTGCCGTAGTGCCATTATAaactaaatttaaattaaaacagtcacatagttgctgccatagtgcattacaaaccaaattgaaataaaaacagtttcaaacaaacaagacaAGTAGGCTAGTGGGCTTGGGGATTGGAGACGTAAGTCTCTAGAGTGGCGactgaaaaatagaaaaaccctaacttatctatatatatagtaggctagtGGGGCTGGGGCGGGGATCAAGAACCCTAAGTCCCtaacttatgtatatatatatatatatatatatatatataattatatataattatgtatTATATATAGTAGGTTAGTGGGGCGGGGACTACCTCatatccaccccctacccgttcctcactttttttaaaaaattatccctATACCCTATCCGATCCCTAAATAATCTCCGAATTCCTACCCATTTGAGGCGGGGAACGGGGCGAGTTGGGTCGGGGCGGCcggaattgccatccctagtccTCGTTGCACAGGCCCAGCAACCTTCCCCTGGTGGCCATGGTGTGGCACTTAGTTCTGTACAACACAATCAGTGTGCTCGTACaagattctagaggtggcccccATCATGTAGACCAgggttgtgctctgataccacttctaacgacccgctccatctttgtacaatattgtccgcatTGGACACCCAAAGCCTTCCCAGTGAGGTCACCCATCCTTGGATTGctccaggatgagcacgcttaactacgaagttcctatgcgctttggcccgccctcacggctttaaaagaccttgtacaagtaggagggatcttttcttataaaccatgacttatCCCCTTCCATCCGGACGCTTCCTGCAGTACCGTCGGCCACCGAAAAGCGGAGTGTCACACGAAGAGCTAGGGATATTGCTGGCCGGAGTGACCACACGCCACAACGGTGTGCTTCCAAACATCCACCTGGTTCTGTTGCCGAAGAAGTCTGACAAGTCGACCAAATTCCCAAGAAAGCTTGGTTATTGAGATTAGACTAGGCTAGGCTACCAATGAAACTCCTTTCTATATTACGGGGGTGTTTGGGAacttactttttgacttttcatttttaactttttggctttttagctttttgaattatggtcagaatgtGTTTTGGAGATTGAaggagtgtttgggagatatgtgcagaatgtattttggaacagtagtagtgtttggtagatgaatgatgaaaatgaattatagaTTGATTTTTTACGAAATTGCCCTTGACCTTTATTATTGTTTTAAAAAgtgcacaaattttgttttctttttgcttttggcCGTTTCTACTGtgttaaaataaaacaaaccacaGTTAAATatacccatttttttttcgttttaagAAAACAGAGACCAGTTCGGAAACAAAGCATCACAAATCTCAGTGAACACCTCAACGATAACCCTATGATGGTGATGAGAATTTACAGACAGAAAAGTCTCCAGCAAATCCTCCAGTTCcctctgttaaaaaaaaaaaaaaatcctccagATCCCTAGCACCGAAAATCTGCTTCTCCACAATCATCTCCACCATGGAAGTCGTGAAATCAACGTACGGGTCGCTCGATTGCTTCTCCCACCACAAAGCAACCGTCCTTCTCTTTTCCGTCGACGACCACGTCACTTTTCCATCGACGACCACGACCCTTCTCCgagcttcttctcttctttcgtttctcctctctctctctctggtgtgAAGTGTGAACCGGTGAGGAAGAAATAAGTGGATAAGAGGAGGGGGCAAAACTGGTAAATGAAAGGGAGGTAAGTGGGTTTGGTAATTGaccacaaaatggaaaaatgtaaaaatgtgaaaaacacCTCCTGACTTGATTCTGGGTTTTTGCTCCAAAACTGAAAAACAAAGAATCCATTCTCCAAGAATCCATTCTCATAATGCaatgccaaacacccaaaatagaaaaatgaaaatgcaaaagtGGAAAAATGGGGTTCCCAAACACCCCTATATGTTCTTTGGTGATTTTAGGTTTTTGAAACTATTTTCCTGTTGCGTGGTGAAATTGGCGGTGGGGCTCCGACGAGAAATGGGCATGGAAGAGGGAGAGGATGGGGTAGGTGACGTGGTCAAAGAAAAGATGTGGGCTTTTAACTCTCTATAATTTCTGGGGCTATTTTTTGTGCCAAAGGGGTACTTAACGGACATCACCAAATTTCTTTGACGCAATTGACGGAGTGTAACAGCAGAGGCCTAAATTAAGGAATTTTATTAGTacaagtgtttaattgaaataaatttaaatttatatgTCTTTATGACATTTGATGAAAGTTCaagtgtcattttaaaattttgccaTTATCAAACTTGGTGATGCAAATAAAAGTGTACATGGTCAAGATTTCTCCGAGCTTGAGAAGTACGGTAAGCTTCTCTTTCAAGCAATAATACtagtgtctctctctctctctttcaagtaataatactactctctctctctcaagtaatATACTagtctccctctctcactcacactctctctctctctctctctatttttataTCGGTCTACAATGAGAAAGCGAAACAGTAGTATAGGAGGAATTTTAGGACTTCAAAACGGAGATTCTGAATTCAAACGTCACGTCGAGTTTTAGAGAGCACATTAGTTTAATCGTCTCCCGCTCCCGCTTGCACACCGAAATATATTATTCTCTtcgtttcatttttatttttcattattttatttctcttttatgtcttttgcttatattttttaatgtgaattttgtaaaatatgcaacatggatcttatttgatagatctcgactaattctataatacaaagcttttaaaattatgaaaaccactatagattgaaagatataagcaatttaaaaatgacacgcgattaaaaaaaaacaatgaaatagtACGGAGGGATTATTAAtgatttagtaatttttttgtgtgtatcttTGCGTTTATGAAAAACTTTATTATTGTGATCCCTTTAAAATCTTGATAATCGTAGGTTAAGTTCgttaaaataaaacattttaaatCGTAAAATCTCTCCATACTCAAAATAATCTTTTATTTGAGTTATTCCTATCAATCTTCCGAATCTGCCACGggaatttaaaattattaaacagcTCGAATTATTCGTGATGGATCCCGAGTGGAATCCTCGTGCCAATGCATCGTACGGTTCAATTTCAAGGGACGGAAAGGAGTTGTCTATTTGGTGAAcagaaatgctaggggtacAGTGAACCTTGTACAGTAGATGCGCACAGATTTCATTTTACGTCCGTTTCGGgttccacaaagatgatcggagccactcattttgtccaaaatattttgttcaAGGTCCATGTAAAAAACCatttcaatccgatatcggtaagagcgTTTATGAATCatacaactttgcttcagaatttggcctaaatttctgaagcaaagttggatgatccGTAAACGTCCTTActggtatcggattgagatgattttttataggaacccaaaataatatattatgaacaaaatgagcggctccgataatttttgtgaaatctGAGATGGACACAAAATGAATCTGTGCGCGGGTGCTGTACGGAATTTGCTGTACCTGTAGCACTACTGTTGTGTGAATGTCAAGCTGAAGTGGGATTGCACTTTGGTCTTCCGTGGGGCAGGGTCCAAATGCAGTTCTCATTTCCCCTAAAAAAATTCCCCGTCAATATCGGTGTTTACTACGACATTGCCCCTGGGATCCTTATGATTACTATGATCAACGAAgcaattattaaaaaaaaaattgtgtttaccATTTGATTTAAAATACAATAAAAATATCTCTCAGAATACTTTAACCTCACTTTTCAGTTCTAATCTCAATACAAAAAAAGGAACTTACATGTACCTATTATATGATCATCGCTCATGTgctctaaaaataaaatcacccCGATCTCATTTTTCGATCCaagcagtttattttataaGTCTCGATGTGTTTAGTATCTACGAAAACAATACTTTGATAATACATTGATATCCATTTGAACGAAACTTATTTGCCACAGTAGAATTGAACGCCCAGATTCCGACAATTCATTTGTCTTCATACAAATATGATTCGATCAAGTTTTCGCTAGTATGTCCGATCTACTTGATTAGTTGATTATTAGCAAGGACAATAAGCATATCGAATTGATTTGATCAATTCATTTCTCCTCATTCAAATATGATTCGATCAACTTTCGCCGAACCTTACAAATtgaggtggtgttccactttaagaaaaagtacttttttttcaaaatgtttgaatttcaaacttaaatataatgaaaacgaaaaatattttttcaattttttttgcaccgtttaaaagatcttaatgagatctatcaaacaagatctatattggtaggaaaattatttgcataaacacatgatttttgagcttaaaattaccttctttttcaaaaagtactttttttgagAAACCGGAACGGCCCCTGAATGACTCAATCATCGAATGTGACAATGAGGAATCCTATTTTGAGCCACATGAGAAACCATCGTCTCAAGAAAGGATCAGGAGAGGATCTTGATTAATTCCTGCTTTTGTAGTATTGTTTCACCTCTTAGCCAAATTTGTTGAGGGTTTGGCTTTCTCTAGCTATTCTTCTTAAAAGAGAGATCAAATGGATCCATTCATGGAAGGGTTGGTACCAAAggctaaaataagtatttatttttagagTTAAAGGTGGtgtatattgtgagagaatgatatgTTTCATAAAGCGGAAAACAAGTACTCTAAAATTAAGAACGTTAGCACTGCGGAGGACCATCCACACAACCAGTACTCCTTTTAATGGACTGGGGAGGTTTGGCACAAAGCTGATCAAGGGACCATCCATATATTGGTCCATCCACACACCACCACTCCTCTCAAAGCTTGATATTTTGTTCTCTGCTCTCTCACCAACCATCTAATCTAACCCACATTAAGCACATAATCTGTCGAGCAACGTTTTTGTTctgtgttttctttcttttgatcaaaataaaactaaaagtaAAAGAACATATCAAACTTGGTTCAAAAACTTTAACACTAGTTGCTAGTAGTCGCCAACGAATCAAGGTCCTCTGATGTGATGATCTCTCGTGTGCATGGTTTCTCATGTGGTGCGAAATGGGAATCATTACGGTCCAATGTCATGATCCAAAACGTAGTAGGTCTCGACTTGTCTAATGCCCATgccaaaaaataagtttatcAGAGATCGATAAAAGCTTGGTCTAATCATATTTGTCTGAGGATAAATAAATGGACGGATACCGATGTCCAATGAACTTGATTATTTTGTACGGTCGTTAAACACATCAAGATTAATTTACAAAATGAATAGTTCGGTTCGCTAAATGGAATCGTGATTGGTCCCGTTTTGTGTCACACTCGCGGTTATCACGTACATGAGAGGATCTTGATTTCGTATGAATCTACATGCTTCTTATTTTCCACTTGAAATAGGACATCACACCTCAGTCTTTTGATCCTATGGCCACCCTCTCACTTGTTCTGTAATGTTATTGAGACTTGTAGATTCTTATTTGCACGTGCTTGATTTGTAGTATTTGAATCAATATTAGCTAGTAGATTGATTTCGTTTTAAGTTGTTTGTTTCCTTTGGTACGTAATTGGCAGTTGCAAATATAATTAATCCCTAATGTTATGGAATGCGGGGCTTTTGTCCCCTAAAAACAGCAACATTCATTCAGTAGCGCTCAATTTCATTgtccaaaaaaatgttttggacctgaaagagttcttttaaaattcggatCTTGCCGAGACGAACAGTGAAATTGAACGCTGCTAAATGCTCCTCCTAATGTTACATAGAGAAAttcaagaaagaaacaaaaagcatGGTAAAACCGTAAAACATAAGAGCTGAGAGGCTCTGTGCAGGGCTATAGAACTAGACCATTATTTCTCTCAACGAGTTGCATAAAACGGTCACTTTGAGTCCTCTTTATATATAGGAGGACACCCTTACTCTATACTTTGCCATGGGCCACCCCATCATTCATCTTAAATTTAAGTTTATTGCATTAATTGGACATTACCTTTCTCGTTTCAAGCTTAGGACCAAccatgcttttcttttctttttaaatggcAATAGCTTCATTGATAGAAGATGTAAACAAACAACAATGAGACACCCCATTGAAGGACTAGAAAGCCACAAAGGAGATAGCCTTTCCAAGTATAGGCACCAAGGGCAGAAGCATGCATGGGCTAAGGTGGGCTATAGCCCAGGTCCtttcagaaaaacaaaaataacaataaaaattatatgtaaaagTTTAGCACAAATAATTTTAGTccaattcattttttcttttagccCGACCCCTCCCACTAGATTTGTATCTATGTTGTCAAATACAGAACACTGACTGGTGTGTTTAAATTTGTACTTATGTTATTAAATGCAGAGCACTGACTGGCGTGCTTAGAATTTGCtcttatattgttaaatgcagagtAGTAGCTTGTGTGCTTAGATTTTTACTGATTTAGTTGATGCAAAATACCGACTGGtgtgtttaaattttaaaatattgtttcttACAATCTTACTCTTTTAGATTTAAATTATAATggaacaaagaaaaaatcaagAGCATTTTTTAGATTTGTTTTGAGATTTGTAGATGTTCAAGGGTTTGGGAGCATTTTTTTATACAGTGCATGTTAAAGACACCATTGCATTAACTTTTTAAGAAATAGATATCTGATGTCCTCACTCATCACAATCTGAAAATTTACAATACGCAAACTTCAATGGTATGATGGTGTTAGCAATATGCAGTGTGCATGGAATGAATTACAAGTTTTATTTCTTAGAGATTTCCTGTATGCATATTATATACATGGTTTTGtccaccgattttttttttttgagttagcCCAGAGCAGAATTCATTCCTAGTTCTGCCCTTGACAGGCACCCAGACCACTACTACCTCTCCTAGCCAAAGAATTGGCTACCCTGTTCGTATTCCTACATACAAAAGAATACTCACACTGGTTAGAAACCCAAACATCCATCGTGCCACCACCATGCCTTCCTCGGTCAAAGaaacatcaccaccaccactgtcgTCGGAATTTGAACTGACACCTCTATGATGAAGGAAGTTGAGAGAAAGAAGGGATAAGATGAAGAAACTATTGGATTTGAGATTGAGAGACAACCCTCACTAAATAGGAAGAAGGGTTattgaaggagagagaagacATCACTACGAAGGAAGGAAACACCCATCAAGGGCAAAGCCCTCCCCTTCCGCCACCACATAAGAGTGGTAAAAATCCCGGTGGAggcagtttggttttttttagaGAAAGATACCCTAGATTAGAAAGAGAAATACTCTATTGCTGAGGCCAGGACCAACTATGCTATGGCTTagcaaatcaaagaaaaaataagttagtaagttgatttttttagaattaagATAAATTCGCGggacacattatttttaatgtaattaaacttcaacaaaaaaatacatataaaccTATTCACAACATACCAAAAGTACTTTATAAGGGTTCCATTATTTCTCTAAAAGTTATTTTTAGATATAGTGAGCTATGTGTGGACATACTTATGAGCTTGATATATGCATCTTCATGTATGAGgttatttcaatatttttccgTACTTGTAAAATGTGCAAAACTTGTGATCCCCACCAAACTCGCGGTTTGTGATTCTTTCAGAAATGTATAACGCTCGTGCATTTTTAAACGTATGTTCCATCACTAGCGAGTAGTGAGGTCCGCGAGTTAAAATTATTGGCTTAATGATGATCGCGACACAAAAACTTGGGTTAATAGCACGCGAGTAAAAGCCGAATGACAACAAGCAGATGGTAGTAGATGACAATTTATGTCTTCCACACTCTAATGGCTGGTAGCTCAAAGTTAATTTGATCAGTAATCCGAATCCCGGCTTAATGAAAAGTTCGATCTGCTAGGATGTGATAGGTGATAGGTTCCACACAcacagacttttttttttttaataaccgagGAACACCTCTGCAGCTGAGCCACTATACACACAGACTTTACTATGCTTAATATTGCAAAAGCACTCAAACCCCTTGCTAAGTAGGaattaattatcaataatactgTGCTTAGCTAGCTTTGAGTGTGGTACCATCTTATTTACTCTCTCACACACGTGCGCGcacacactctctccctctcttctccaAACTTGCCATGAGATGAGAGCTACGTGTTCAGACACAGATCATTGATCCATAAAttatgtgaaaagtctcaccgACTGGGCACACCGCCGGCCACGCGGGGGCCTATTCCAGATCCCGcattgatgatccgagtcgtttaataattttttttaaaaatgagtgGGCTCCTTgggaaaaatcaattcaattctatatgtgtaggtgctcgatccaatcttttattttttcattccaATTCCGTATCCATGAAAAAAATgcaagattggatcgagcaccacGCATATACTAGGAAATAGCTAATTTTTCATGGAGCCcattcagttttttttattttaaattattgaacaactCGAATCATCAATGAGGGACCTGGAATAGGCCCGCGTGGCCGTCGGTATGCCGGGTCGGTGTGTCTGGTCGGTTTTCGTAGCAGATTGAAAATTATTGAATTGCTTGTTTCTTTTATCACCATAAGtaagtattgttagaatagttagattaacgTCTTGGAGGTAAAGTTGAACTATGGACCtccttttttttagcatttaaGCACACCTCCTGATACCGTTGGGCCAAAGGTTTCTCGTAGCACTTAAACGCACCTCTTGATACCATTGGGCCAAAGGTCTCTTGTCGTCTGATTTGAACGGTTGCTTAATAGCAAatatagtactccctctgtcctatTTTGTTTCTCccatttttgacttttcattgtCCTAAAttgtttgtctaattttgaAAGATCAGGAAAAAACCCCCCCTATAAAAGTACTATTTtacccttcttttttcttgaattaATGCGACTAATACAATTTGGATTGAAGGGCaatatttgtgaaaaaattaattttcaaggTGTAGTGATCATGTCCTCTTATTAAGTTGCATTCTctaaattaaacaaataaatcGAAACGGACGGAGTAATTTCCATGATCATAGTGTCGACCCCAGCTATGTGTGAAATTTAATGTCTTTAATGCTTATTTAATCATGCCCCCTCCGGTTGGACTGTTCAACTAGCTAGTCATCTAGGCTTTTCCGTTCAGTTAAATCAGTTCCCGAATTATGTGAACTCtttaaaacgaaaaaaaaaaaaaaactgaaacaactaaaaatataaatttggaggactaaaaaattgaaaaaaattgaaacaatttaGATTTGGTcctccaaatctctaaaaaTGAGATGGGTCCCATCAAgattcttttaaaaagtacaaaatgtGAAGAACTTGATTTTCTTG
Coding sequences:
- the LOC131323589 gene encoding transcription repressor OFP8-like, producing the protein MDSWRMDSLFFSFGAKTQNQVRRERERRNERREEARRRVVVVDGKVTWSSTEKRRTVALWWEKQSSDPYVDFTTSMVEMIVEKQIFGARDLEDLLETFLSVNSHHHHRVIVEVFTEICDALFPNWSLFS